Genomic segment of Arachis stenosperma cultivar V10309 chromosome 4, arast.V10309.gnm1.PFL2, whole genome shotgun sequence:
acaataaaaatataatttaccgACTTACATATATAGGATGAtccaaataatttataatatgttCTTCCAGAGCATTATAATTATGAACCattctttaaaataaatacaaaataataattttctttttttactacCTATTATTTTTTCACCCTTTCTACTAGCAGCAACACCCTTCTCCTTTGATGAGTTCGCAACCCCCTTCTTCCCTCTCACTAACATCATTTCTTAAAAATGTTGCCCTCAAACCTTCTCACTAACTCTTTCTGTGTTGCAGTTGGAGGAGAAGGCTCCTTATATAGAGCATGAAGAGGCCACGCTTGTTGTTTATCGGGACCTGTCCCCTGCATGGCAGCAGCTGCAGCACGCCTCCCGAAGTGCAAGAACATTGGAACTCCGTGACGCCAACTCCACCTCGCCCCTGCGTGGTGTCAGAAGTGTGCATGCTCGCCGCGTCACTTCGCCCCTGTGTGGTGCGGACACGTTGCTCCGTAGTAGGATTACCACGCTCCTGCATATTGACTGAGTTCTCCATCGTCCGATAAATCACCTCACCCTCCAATATTCTCCCAAAACACCAATGGTTTTtccataataaaaataatttccgCTGGTTGTTATACGTTCTAAATAAATGACATATATGCTTATATATCAACAAATAAACTTCCAATTACATACTTACACTTCGTGTATCCTACAATAGAACCACTTATATCATTCCAGTAGTTATTAACTGATGCTGCGTGTGTTTGTATTATCTTAAAAAACAATGAATATTAGTTTTGCgataatttaatttatgcaGATCATATGTAGAGTGCTGTAACTTACTTTgacaaggaaagcacaaattctaaatgaataaattaataaagCCAAATATTATTGTAGTATTTTACAGCGAATCCGTAGGCCAGGCTAGGGCCTCTTTTTGGCAGGAACATTTATATTTGTAATAAATTCAAAACAGAAAAGTTTTGTAGTCagcaatttttaaaaaagttggCCAACATTTAATcatcaaaagaaaattaaatgattccacgttatttgatttaattttacaccattaaaaatactattaatgACCAATTAATGattacaaaacacaaaaattactaGTCGCCTAACACTCCTCGTTAAGAATTTAATATTCCTTTTCTCTTTAAAGTAAAGAAGCAAAGAACTTAGAACTATACTGTCCTAGCGAAATTTGACCCATGAAGGCAATCATGAACAGTACGAAGAATGAGTCGTGGTTCATGTTTATGAGAGTAGCATAGAGCGACACAGTACACATACACCATCATGATGATATCCTATTTCCTAATTCTGCTTCTCGTGTTATGTGCTCATGACTTTCTTCCTCCTACCCGTGCCCAATTAGTTCCCACAATTGAGAAATTAGCACTAGCTAAAAATGGAAGAACAATTCTCTATGAATTGGAATCCAAAATCAGTCACATGACACCAGGAAATAATGGTAAAAGAACTACTGTAGTATCGTATAGAGGTCAGACTCTCTCCCGCCATACTCAACTTCATCTACAAAAGGCAAGGCTCAATACtaattctttaatttattgtgtattagttattattaacgTATATATCTAGATGATTGGTTTGTGGCTATGGCAGGTGCATGGGATTTTAATCGTTGTAGGATGGGGAACTTTGCTTCCAATAGGAGCAATCATTGCAAGGTTTTTCAAGTGGAAACAATGGTTCTGGTGTCACGTACTGTGCCAAACACTAGGATACATTGTGGGCACAATCGGCTGGTGCATTGGGATATGGCTTAGAACCCTTTCAAAACATTATTTGTCTAAACTCCAACTTGCACTTACCATCATTACCTTCACAATCATAAACTTACAAGTCAGTAGTCCTACATACCTCTCAATTATGAGACAATTTCATACATATGTTTTACACGTTTCATTTAATAGTAAAATTCACTCTAATTGGTCAACTGTTACACAGATACTTTCCGTGTTGACGATGAGGTTAAATAAAGAAGGTGGTTATCGCAAGTGGTGGAACATATGGCACCATGCTACAGGGTATGCTGCAATTGGAATGGTTGTAGTAAGCATATTTGCTGGGATAAGCACTGAAAAAGAAGCTGAAATTTTGATGAAGGCTTATACGGTGATAATTGGAGTACTGATTGTTGTAGCCGTACCATTACAAATGTTCAGATTCAAGTCTACCATAAAGAAACAGTTTATGCGAATGACTACCAGCTTAAGACGATCACAGAGCATTTAgcttaattaagtaattaagtaattaacttTACGACCATTTGTACAAAGATTAACAACCAATAGTCGCAAGAAATTGCTAGTGCAGCGAAGTTATAATCTTATGATGTACAATGTACAAGTAACTGCCA
This window contains:
- the LOC130974485 gene encoding cytochrome b561 and DOMON domain-containing protein At5g47530-like produces the protein MTPGNNGKRTTVVSYRGQTLSRHTQLHLQKVHGILIVVGWGTLLPIGAIIARFFKWKQWFWCHVLCQTLGYIVGTIGWCIGIWLRTLSKHYLSKLQLALTIITFTIINLQILSVLTMRLNKEGGYRKWWNIWHHATGYAAIGMVVVSIFAGISTEKEAEILMKAYTVIIGVLIVVAVPLQMFRFKSTIKKQFMRMTTSLRRSQSI